In the genome of Pseudomonas sp. Teo4, the window ATCCCACCAGACAACAACAAAACGATCGGAGCCTTCCCTTGACTACCGAATCCTGCGCGGCGCTCGAGCGCGCCGCCACCAAGGTCAAACGCCATGTCCTGCCGCTGTTCGTGGTGATGTTCATCGTCAACTACATCGACCGGGTCAACATCGGTTTCGTGCGCAGCCACCTGGAAGTCGACCTGGGCATCGGCGCTGCGGCCTACGGCTTGGGCGCTGGCTTGTTCTTCGTCGGCTATGCGCTGTTCGAAGTGCCCTCCAACCTGCTGCTGCAACGCTACGGTGCCCGCGCCTGGCTGACTCGGATCATGGCCACCTGGGGCCTGGCGGCAATGGCCATGGCATTCGTGCAAGGGCCCACCAGCTTCTATGCGCTGCGCTTTCTGCTGGGTGTGGCGGAGGCCGGGTTCTTCCCGGGGGTGATCTACTACTTTACCCAGTGGCTGCCAGCGGCCGAGCGGGGCAAGGCGATGGCGCTGTTCCTCAGCGGTTCGGCCATCGCGTCGGTGATCTCGGGGCCGGTGACCGGCGCGCTGTTGCACATCGAAGGCCTGGGCCTGCATGGCTGGCAGTGGATGTTCCTGATCGAAGGCGGCGCCTCGATCGTGCTGTGCTTCTTCGTCTGGGCCTGGTTGCAGTCCCACCCAAGCCAGGCGCGTTGGCTGAGCGACGAAGAAAAGGCCGCACTCACCGAGGCCATCGCTGAAGAGCAACGCACTCGCGAAGCCACCCACAGTGTCCGGCCTTCGTTGCTGCGCCTGCTGGGTGACCGGCAGATCGTGCTGTTCTGTTTCATCTATTTCGCCATCGCCCTGACCATCTACGGCGCAACGTTCTGGCTACCGAGCATGATCAAGCAGATGGGCGTGCGCGACGACTTCATCGTCGGGATGTTCAACTCCGTTCCGTGGATCATCTCGATTGTGGCCATGTATGGTTTTGCCGCCCTGGCGGCACGCTTTCGCCACCAGCAGGCCTGGGTAGCCACGGCGCTGACCATCGCCGCGCTGGGCATGTTCCTGTCCACCAGCGGTGGGGCGGTGTTCGCCTATGTCTCCATCTGCTTCGCGGCAATCGGCTTCAAGGCGGCGTCGGCACTGTTCTGGCCGATTCCACAGGGGTACCTGGATGCGCGCATCGCTGCCGCGGTCATCGCCCTGATCAACTCCCTGGGCAACCTCGGCGGCTTCGTCGCCCCGGCCACCTTCGGCTTCCTGGAGCAAAGCACCGGCTCCATCGAAGGCGGTTTGTACGGGCTGGCAGGCACCTCGATGCTGGCCGCGGTGCTGGTGTTCTTTGCCCGCACCACACCGCGCCCAGGCCCGGCTGCCGAGCCGCTGCCCTCCATTTCCTGCCAAACCCTGACCAAGTGAGCCTCGAACGTGAAAATCACCCGTGTAACCGTGACGCCAATCGCCTTCCGCGACCCACCCTTGCTCAACGCCAGCGGCATTCATGAACCCTGGGCGCTGCGCTCGATCATTCAGATCGAAAGCGACAACGGCCATGTCGGCCTGGGTGAAAGCTACGGCGACGCCCCGGCCTTGGCGATGCTCGAAGCCGTCGCCCCGCAACTGGTCGGGCTCGACCCGTTCGACCTCAATGGCCTGCGGCGTATCGTCCAGACCACGGTGGCCGCGCGCCGGCCCAGCAGCCTGCCTGGTGCGGAACTGGCGCCGGGCTCCCACGCCAGCAAGGCGGTGGCCAATGCCCATTCGGCCTTCGAGGTGGCCTGCCTGGACCTGCAGGCCCACCATCTGAACGTACCCCTGGTGGACTTGCTGGGCGGCGCCGTGCGTGACCGCGTGCCGTTCTCCGCCTACCTGTTCTTCAAATACGCCCAGCACAAGGACTCCCCGTACACCCCGGACAACTGGGGCGAGGCACTGAGCGAAGAGCAGATCGTCGCCCAGGCCGCCCGCATGATCGAGGCGCATGGTTTCGGCAGCATCAAGCTCAAGGCCGGCGCGTTGGACCCGGAGCACGAAGTGGCCTGCATCAAGGCCTTGAAGCGGGCCTTCCCCAACCACCCGCTGCGTATCGACCCGAACGGCAACTGGTCGCTGGACACCGCGCTGCGCATGGCCGAGCTGCTGGGCGATGACCTGCAGTATTACGAAGACCCCACACCGGGCCTGGATGGCATGGCGGCGCTGCACCGTGAAAGCGGGCTGAAGCTGGCCACCAACATGGTGGTGACCGACTTCGACGAGCTGCGCCGCAGCGTCGCGCAGAACAGCGTGCAGATCGTGCTGGCCGACCACCATTACTGGGGTGGCCTGCGTGACACCCAGCACCTGGCGAAAATGTGCGAAACCTTTGGTCTGGGCCTGTCGATGCATTCCAACTCGCACCTGGGCATCAGCCTGATGGCCATGGCCCATGTCGCCGCCGCCACACCGAACCTGGACTATGCCTGCGACACCCACTACCCATGGCAGGAGCCGGACGAGGAAGTGATCAAGGGCGGCAAGCTGCCGATTGTCGAGGGCTGCGTGAAGATCACCCGCGCACCGGGACTGGGTGTGGAACTGGACCCGCATCAGCTGGCCAAGCTGCATGAGCAGTACCTGGGCTGTGGCATCCGCCAGCGCGACGACGTGCGCGAGATGCGCAAGTACAAGCCCGACTGGCAGGCGGTCAAGCCACGCTACTGATTCGGCTCTGGCGCTCCAAGGGGATGCTTGCGACACTTCACCCACTGTGAAGCCTTCCACGTGTCCATCCTTTGGAGCCCCCATGATCAAAACCGGTGACCTGCTGCCTGAAGTAACGCTCCACGAGTACAGCGACGGGCAGGGTGCCTGCCCGATCGGCCCGCAGGCGTTTTCGCTGCACGAGCGCTGCCGAGGCAAGCGGGTAGTGATCTTCGGCCTGCCGGGTGCGTTCACCCCAACCTGTTCGGAGCGTCATGTGCCGGGTTACCTGGAGGCGGCGAAAGCGTTGTTTGCCGCTGGCGTGGATGAAATCCTCTGTGTGGCGGTGAACGATGCCTTCGTGATGAACGCCTGGGGCAAGACCTTCCCGGTGCAAGGCGAGGTCGGCATGATCTCGGACGGCAACTGTGCACTCACCGATGCCTTGGGGCTGGCCCAGGACAGTTCGGCCCGCGGCATGGGCCGCCGTTCGCAGCGCTATGCCTTGCTGGCCGATAACCTGGTGGTGCGGCGCATCGAAGTCGATGCACCGGGCAAGCTGGACGTCAGCGATGCGCAGAGCATGCTGAAGTTCCTGGGCGAGGGTGGCGCAGCCTGAGCATCAAGCTCTTTTAGCCGCTCTACTCAACTTGGAGGATTCTCAATCGCCCGCCATGGCTTAGATGTGGGCTGCCACTTTCGGCTGCCCACGATCGAACCACGCGCATGAACGAGATCCTCACCCACCGCAGCGCCGGTGTGCTTACCGTCAGCTTCAACCGCGCACAGCGCAAGAACGCCATCACCAGCTCGATGTACCAGACCCTGACGCAAACCTTGCAGGCTGCCGCACAGGACAGCGAAGTCCGCGTGGTGCTGTTGCAAGGCGACGCAACGGTGTTCACGGCCGGCAACGATCTGGGCGACTTCATCGACAACCCGCC includes:
- a CDS encoding MFS transporter encodes the protein MFIVNYIDRVNIGFVRSHLEVDLGIGAAAYGLGAGLFFVGYALFEVPSNLLLQRYGARAWLTRIMATWGLAAMAMAFVQGPTSFYALRFLLGVAEAGFFPGVIYYFTQWLPAAERGKAMALFLSGSAIASVISGPVTGALLHIEGLGLHGWQWMFLIEGGASIVLCFFVWAWLQSHPSQARWLSDEEKAALTEAIAEEQRTREATHSVRPSLLRLLGDRQIVLFCFIYFAIALTIYGATFWLPSMIKQMGVRDDFIVGMFNSVPWIISIVAMYGFAALAARFRHQQAWVATALTIAALGMFLSTSGGAVFAYVSICFAAIGFKAASALFWPIPQGYLDARIAAAVIALINSLGNLGGFVAPATFGFLEQSTGSIEGGLYGLAGTSMLAAVLVFFARTTPRPGPAAEPLPSISCQTLTK
- a CDS encoding glucarate dehydratase family protein — translated: MKITRVTVTPIAFRDPPLLNASGIHEPWALRSIIQIESDNGHVGLGESYGDAPALAMLEAVAPQLVGLDPFDLNGLRRIVQTTVAARRPSSLPGAELAPGSHASKAVANAHSAFEVACLDLQAHHLNVPLVDLLGGAVRDRVPFSAYLFFKYAQHKDSPYTPDNWGEALSEEQIVAQAARMIEAHGFGSIKLKAGALDPEHEVACIKALKRAFPNHPLRIDPNGNWSLDTALRMAELLGDDLQYYEDPTPGLDGMAALHRESGLKLATNMVVTDFDELRRSVAQNSVQIVLADHHYWGGLRDTQHLAKMCETFGLGLSMHSNSHLGISLMAMAHVAAATPNLDYACDTHYPWQEPDEEVIKGGKLPIVEGCVKITRAPGLGVELDPHQLAKLHEQYLGCGIRQRDDVREMRKYKPDWQAVKPRY
- a CDS encoding peroxiredoxin — its product is MIKTGDLLPEVTLHEYSDGQGACPIGPQAFSLHERCRGKRVVIFGLPGAFTPTCSERHVPGYLEAAKALFAAGVDEILCVAVNDAFVMNAWGKTFPVQGEVGMISDGNCALTDALGLAQDSSARGMGRRSQRYALLADNLVVRRIEVDAPGKLDVSDAQSMLKFLGEGGAA